In Streptomyces sp. NBC_00569, a single genomic region encodes these proteins:
- a CDS encoding NAD(P)/FAD-dependent oxidoreductase, which produces MTATASAYATDALPRTTVDTVVIGGGAAGLNGALTLARSRRSVVVIDSGTPRNAPAEAMHGFIVLDGTPPGELLAQGREQVRHYGGRVVFGEVASAEPAAPDGGGDPRFTLTLADGRTLTARRVLVSTGLRDVLPDVPGLAEHWGHSVVHCPYCHGWEVRDEPIGVLATGPVSVHQALLFRQLTDDLVYFTRGSELDEATRARFAARAVRIVDTPVQEVVKSEDGGIAGVRLTDGTFAARRILAVATRMQARTEGLDGLRLPMEDLPDNMGRRFSSGTAGTTEVPGVWVAGNATDPTAKVGAAAAAGALAGAHINAHLATADTDAALAAAQGGTTIPA; this is translated from the coding sequence ATGACAGCGACGGCTTCCGCATACGCGACCGACGCACTGCCCCGGACGACTGTGGACACCGTGGTGATCGGCGGCGGTGCCGCGGGGCTGAACGGTGCGCTGACGCTCGCCCGCTCCCGCCGCTCGGTCGTCGTGATCGACAGCGGCACACCCCGCAACGCGCCCGCAGAGGCCATGCACGGCTTCATCGTGCTCGACGGCACCCCGCCGGGCGAGCTGCTCGCGCAGGGCCGGGAGCAGGTGCGCCACTACGGCGGGCGGGTCGTCTTCGGCGAGGTGGCCTCCGCCGAACCTGCCGCCCCCGATGGCGGGGGCGATCCGCGTTTCACGCTCACCCTGGCCGACGGCCGCACCCTGACGGCGCGTCGCGTCCTGGTGTCCACCGGGTTGCGGGACGTACTGCCCGACGTGCCCGGCCTGGCCGAGCACTGGGGGCACAGCGTGGTGCACTGCCCGTACTGCCACGGCTGGGAGGTGCGCGACGAGCCCATCGGCGTCCTTGCCACCGGCCCCGTCTCGGTGCACCAAGCGCTGCTGTTCCGTCAACTGACCGACGACCTGGTCTACTTCACCCGCGGCAGCGAGCTGGACGAGGCCACCCGCGCGCGCTTCGCCGCCCGAGCCGTCCGCATCGTCGACACCCCGGTGCAGGAGGTCGTGAAGAGCGAGGACGGCGGCATCGCCGGGGTGCGTCTGACCGACGGCACGTTCGCGGCCCGCCGCATCCTCGCTGTCGCCACCAGGATGCAGGCCCGCACCGAGGGCCTGGACGGCCTGAGACTGCCGATGGAGGACCTGCCCGACAACATGGGCCGCCGCTTCTCCTCCGGCACGGCCGGCACCACCGAAGTGCCCGGCGTGTGGGTGGCCGGCAACGCCACCGACCCGACCGCCAAGGTCGGCGCCGCCGCCGCGGCAGGCGCCCTGGCCGGCGCCCACATCAACGCCCACCTGGCCACCGCCGACACCGACGCGGCCCTCGCCGCAGCACAGGGCGGCACCACCATCCCCGCCTGA
- a CDS encoding helix-turn-helix domain-containing protein yields the protein MTQNDGELDSLVRKRIRALRVAQGWSLEELATRANVSQSTLSRIENGQRRLALDQLVTLARVLDTSLDQLVETASDDVIISPRIDAAHGLMRWPVKGDPGISVMRQRMTEPPPDNPSRMRAHPGREWLVVLSGTATLMLGHRRFRIETNQAAEFPTMLPHAIGAEGGPCEILGIFDRDARRGHQRDSDSDGSSDRGSGSGGKGVGGDCGPGGPCP from the coding sequence ATGACGCAAAATGATGGCGAGCTGGACAGCCTCGTACGCAAACGGATCCGCGCCCTGCGCGTGGCACAGGGCTGGTCCCTGGAGGAGCTGGCCACCCGGGCCAACGTCAGCCAGTCCACGCTCTCCCGCATCGAGAACGGCCAGCGCCGCCTCGCCCTGGACCAGCTGGTCACTCTCGCCCGCGTGCTCGACACGTCCTTGGACCAGCTCGTCGAGACCGCGTCCGACGACGTCATCATCAGCCCGAGGATCGACGCGGCCCACGGCCTGATGCGCTGGCCCGTCAAAGGCGACCCGGGAATAAGCGTCATGCGTCAGCGGATGACCGAACCGCCCCCGGACAACCCCTCACGCATGCGCGCACACCCAGGCCGGGAATGGCTCGTCGTGCTGTCCGGCACCGCGACCCTCATGCTGGGCCATCGCCGCTTCCGGATCGAGACCAACCAGGCCGCGGAGTTCCCCACCATGCTCCCGCACGCCATCGGCGCGGAAGGCGGCCCCTGCGAGATCCTGGGCATCTTCGACCGTGACGCCCGCCGCGGTCACCAGCGCGACAGCGACAGCGACGGCAGCAGCGACAGGGGCAGTGGCAGCGGCGGCAAAGGCGTAGGCGGCGACTGCGGACCTGGTGGCCCCTGCCCCTGA
- a CDS encoding DUF4232 domain-containing protein — MRRPASLLPVAAATALLLTACGTEHPGPGDTGAGATDPPSRTQVDDPGMNGVRITSLTLPSASPSPTRSTSVSADSLPADSGVLATYEVTNNGTKNLTYSVVFTFMSSDGGAVTNQTMTVRDVRPGKTARGTVRAGELPPAAPRVTQAKVLEVSTVPAGEAPADPGTCPASGIRVSADKGDAAMGLRVVGLHLDNCGTRDYTVDGYPLLELLDDDLDPVDGIEILDGSGDITTGAGPDEPPRPVTLKPGESATAGLVWRNTTEAGTAVNVPHVRVRAKAGADPVTVTPHLDLGTTGKLGVRPWEKGER; from the coding sequence ATGCGAAGACCCGCTTCCCTTCTGCCTGTTGCGGCCGCCACCGCCCTGCTCCTCACGGCCTGCGGGACGGAGCACCCCGGCCCCGGTGACACCGGCGCCGGCGCGACCGATCCGCCGTCCCGCACGCAGGTCGACGACCCGGGCATGAACGGCGTACGCATCACATCGCTGACGCTCCCGTCGGCCTCCCCCTCGCCCACGCGCAGCACGTCCGTCTCCGCCGACAGCCTCCCCGCGGACTCGGGGGTACTTGCGACCTACGAGGTCACCAACAACGGCACCAAGAACCTGACTTACTCAGTCGTGTTCACGTTCATGAGCAGTGACGGCGGAGCCGTGACCAACCAGACCATGACGGTGCGCGACGTCCGCCCGGGGAAGACCGCGCGGGGCACGGTCCGGGCCGGAGAACTGCCGCCCGCCGCCCCGCGGGTGACGCAGGCCAAGGTCCTCGAAGTGAGCACCGTCCCCGCAGGCGAGGCCCCGGCCGATCCGGGCACGTGCCCCGCCTCCGGCATCCGGGTCAGCGCCGACAAGGGCGACGCGGCCATGGGACTACGCGTCGTGGGCCTGCATCTCGACAACTGCGGCACACGCGACTACACCGTCGACGGCTACCCGCTGCTGGAACTTCTTGACGACGACCTCGACCCGGTGGACGGCATCGAGATCCTCGACGGCAGCGGTGACATCACCACCGGCGCCGGTCCTGACGAGCCGCCACGGCCCGTCACGCTCAAGCCCGGCGAATCGGCGACCGCCGGCCTGGTATGGCGCAACACGACCGAGGCCGGTACGGCAGTGAATGTTCCCCATGTGCGGGTCAGGGCGAAGGCCGGTGCCGACCCCGTGACCGTGACCCCGCACCTCGACCTCGGAACAACCGGAAAGCTCGGGGTCAGACCGTGGGAGAAGGGGGAACGCTAG
- a CDS encoding GntR family transcriptional regulator yields the protein MTTSSSRLYRNKKPLRDIVGEHLRNSIYDGTLPPGTRLVEQELAQQYSVSRLPVREALRILHNEGLVEHLPTRGVVVRTLDRRQVSELYDLREALEVLAARQAAARVADGAESHLGATMKRAGEAAGAGDAAAAHAANSSLHDEITALSGNLLLAETLEPIVGRVDWLRRKIEDFTLIHAEHEALAEAITNGDPDAAATAARHHVRASRGRTLSGLFE from the coding sequence GTGACGACATCGTCCTCCAGGCTGTACCGCAACAAGAAGCCCCTGCGAGACATCGTCGGCGAGCACCTTCGCAACAGCATCTACGACGGCACGCTCCCGCCCGGTACCCGCCTCGTCGAGCAGGAACTCGCCCAGCAGTACTCGGTGTCCCGGCTGCCGGTCCGCGAAGCCCTCCGCATCCTGCACAACGAGGGCCTCGTCGAGCACCTGCCCACCCGCGGGGTGGTCGTGCGCACGCTGGACCGCCGACAGGTGTCCGAGCTGTACGACCTACGAGAGGCGCTCGAAGTCCTTGCCGCCCGGCAGGCCGCGGCCCGAGTCGCCGACGGCGCGGAGAGCCACCTCGGCGCCACGATGAAACGAGCCGGCGAGGCCGCCGGTGCCGGCGACGCGGCGGCCGCGCACGCGGCCAACTCCAGCCTGCACGACGAGATCACCGCGCTCTCAGGCAACCTGCTGCTCGCCGAGACATTGGAACCCATCGTGGGCCGGGTCGACTGGCTGCGCCGCAAGATCGAGGACTTCACCCTCATCCACGCGGAACACGAGGCCCTGGCCGAGGCGATCACCAACGGAGACCCCGACGCAGCCGCCACCGCGGCCCGCCATCACGTACGCGCTTCCCGGGGGCGGACGCTCAGCGGGCTCTTCGAGTGA
- a CDS encoding MFS transporter produces the protein MTHFRSEPEPPVGITPVEHTGSATTREAPAPPTGHAPVNDQRRAQLLLASVMDRIGTNRCHKVILAIVVFGAFFDVIEQNTVGIVGPFLKEQWGVSSTGIGFLASATFGSMYVGAALAGWLSDLKGRKTMFNFNLALYSLGALVCALAPNFEVLVTGRVIVGLGLGGEFVVGLTLLAEMTSTQFRGTAISLLQVGAGGLGNPAAYLFGWVTVGMVGPHLPQFLGGPDTGWRWVFVLLCLPALLVLYTRRHMPETPRYLVSKARTADANRSLSVLASGRMNPRGLVVTDYLPDGLRLTEEKARWTEILKGRLGRNSAVLGSCTAALFGAQFVLLTFWPTILVDRGYPVATSLAFTMIIFTGAVTGTLFATFLNTRCRRRPTIAVAAALSCASALAFPFLANGATAILVLGFLFEFFSWWANCSISTWCPELYPTRVRAFGIGVISNLGMIGGALLPPVAGALLGSMGSTALLSLVAVMCAVVLVAVPFGPETFGRSLEELHDEN, from the coding sequence ATGACGCACTTCCGCTCGGAACCAGAACCACCCGTGGGTATCACCCCCGTCGAGCACACCGGCTCGGCGACGACCCGGGAGGCTCCCGCGCCTCCCACCGGCCACGCACCGGTGAACGACCAGCGCAGGGCGCAGCTTCTCCTGGCCTCGGTCATGGACCGCATCGGCACCAACCGGTGTCACAAGGTGATTCTCGCGATCGTCGTCTTCGGTGCGTTCTTCGACGTCATCGAGCAGAACACCGTGGGGATCGTCGGCCCCTTCCTCAAGGAGCAGTGGGGGGTCTCCTCGACCGGCATCGGCTTCCTCGCGTCGGCCACCTTCGGGTCGATGTACGTGGGCGCCGCACTCGCGGGATGGCTCAGCGACCTCAAGGGCCGCAAGACCATGTTCAACTTCAACCTCGCGCTGTACAGCCTGGGTGCCCTGGTCTGTGCCCTCGCCCCGAACTTCGAGGTGCTCGTCACGGGACGCGTCATCGTCGGACTCGGGCTGGGCGGTGAGTTCGTCGTCGGTCTGACCCTGCTCGCGGAGATGACCTCGACGCAGTTCCGTGGCACCGCGATCTCTCTCCTCCAGGTGGGGGCCGGCGGCCTCGGTAATCCTGCCGCCTACCTGTTCGGCTGGGTGACCGTGGGGATGGTCGGCCCGCATCTGCCGCAGTTCCTGGGCGGTCCGGACACCGGCTGGCGATGGGTCTTCGTCCTGCTGTGCCTGCCGGCCCTGCTCGTCCTCTACACGCGCCGCCATATGCCGGAGACCCCGCGATACCTCGTGTCCAAGGCGCGTACGGCGGACGCCAACCGGTCGCTCAGCGTCCTCGCGTCCGGCCGGATGAACCCGCGCGGCCTGGTGGTGACCGACTACCTGCCCGACGGCCTGCGGCTGACCGAGGAGAAGGCCCGCTGGACCGAGATCCTCAAAGGCCGGCTCGGGCGCAACTCGGCCGTGCTCGGCTCCTGCACCGCCGCGCTCTTCGGCGCCCAGTTCGTGCTGCTGACCTTCTGGCCGACGATCCTCGTGGACCGGGGCTACCCGGTCGCCACCAGCCTCGCCTTCACCATGATCATCTTCACCGGCGCCGTCACCGGAACCCTCTTCGCGACGTTCCTGAACACCAGGTGCCGCCGCCGGCCGACGATCGCCGTGGCCGCCGCGCTGTCCTGCGCCTCCGCCCTGGCCTTCCCCTTCCTGGCCAACGGGGCGACGGCCATCCTCGTCCTCGGCTTCCTCTTCGAGTTCTTCTCCTGGTGGGCCAACTGCTCGATCTCCACCTGGTGCCCCGAGCTGTACCCGACGCGCGTACGCGCCTTCGGTATCGGCGTCATCTCGAACCTCGGCATGATCGGCGGCGCGCTCCTGCCGCCGGTGGCGGGCGCCCTCCTCGGCTCCATGGGGTCCACCGCCCTGCTGAGCCTCGTGGCCGTCATGTGCGCGGTCGTCCTCGTGGCGGTCCCCTTCGGACCCGAGACCTTCGGCCGCTCACTGGAGGAGCTGCACGACGAGAACTGA
- a CDS encoding MFS transporter: MVRDGGPEACGSDRSAASGRSLAPLLAVCAGYFMVILDVTIINVAVPVMGRELSASLTGIQWITNSYTLIFAGLLLTGGALGDRLGNRRIFCTGVVVFTAASAGCGLARSTGTLITARLVEGLGAALIVPASLALLQQAYPSPAERSRAFGLWGSMAGIAASAGPLLGGLLVTTVGWRWVFFINLPVGCVCLLLTLRRVPASARRTDRPVDWPAQCAIIATVALLTAVLNEAGRRGWTDPLILAGAGLCLLTAAAFVLREHLARTPVLPLRLLRSRPMSGGAAIGLLFNFAFYGMIFTASLYFQHQRGLTALRTGFALFPAVAMTMFASVLSGRLARRTGHRPLVVTGLLIGAAGLAGWAAAGPNPDYALLVAPMMAAGFGTSFALTGATTTVMAAAPDEYSGTASALFNTTRQIGSAVGVALGGSLLAAAGNFTTGLRSSMAVGAAAYLTAAALALFCIPRRAHRPVTG, encoded by the coding sequence ATGGTGCGTGACGGTGGTCCCGAGGCCTGTGGTTCGGACAGGTCTGCGGCTTCGGGCCGGTCCCTGGCCCCGCTGCTCGCGGTCTGTGCGGGCTACTTCATGGTCATCCTGGACGTGACCATCATCAACGTCGCCGTTCCGGTGATGGGGCGGGAGCTGTCGGCCTCACTGACCGGGATCCAGTGGATCACCAACAGCTACACCCTGATCTTCGCCGGCCTGCTGCTCACCGGCGGCGCGCTGGGCGACCGGCTGGGCAACCGCCGGATCTTCTGCACCGGTGTGGTGGTGTTCACCGCCGCATCGGCCGGCTGCGGACTGGCCCGGAGCACCGGGACCCTGATCACTGCCCGGCTGGTGGAAGGACTCGGCGCGGCGCTGATCGTGCCCGCCTCCCTCGCTCTCCTCCAACAGGCGTACCCCTCCCCCGCCGAGCGCTCCCGGGCCTTCGGACTGTGGGGTTCCATGGCAGGTATCGCCGCCTCTGCCGGCCCCCTCCTGGGCGGCCTCCTGGTCACGACCGTGGGCTGGCGCTGGGTGTTCTTCATCAACCTGCCCGTCGGATGCGTCTGCCTGCTGCTCACGCTGCGCCGCGTGCCCGCTTCGGCCCGGCGCACGGACCGCCCCGTGGACTGGCCGGCCCAGTGCGCGATCATCGCGACGGTGGCCCTGCTGACCGCCGTGCTGAACGAGGCCGGACGGCGTGGGTGGACGGACCCGCTGATTCTGGCCGGGGCCGGCCTGTGCCTGCTGACAGCCGCCGCGTTCGTCCTGCGCGAGCACCTGGCCCGCACCCCCGTGCTCCCCCTGCGACTGCTGCGCTCCCGCCCGATGAGCGGCGGAGCGGCCATCGGCCTGCTGTTCAACTTCGCCTTCTACGGCATGATCTTCACCGCCAGCCTGTACTTCCAGCATCAGCGCGGACTGACCGCACTGCGCACCGGGTTCGCCCTCTTCCCGGCGGTGGCCATGACGATGTTCGCCTCCGTCCTGTCCGGGCGACTCGCTCGCCGCACCGGGCACCGCCCTCTCGTGGTCACCGGCTTGCTCATTGGTGCGGCGGGGCTGGCCGGCTGGGCCGCGGCCGGCCCGAACCCGGACTACGCGTTGCTCGTGGCGCCGATGATGGCGGCGGGCTTCGGCACGTCCTTCGCCCTCACCGGGGCGACCACCACCGTGATGGCAGCTGCCCCGGACGAGTACTCCGGCACCGCCTCCGCCCTGTTCAACACCACCCGTCAGATCGGCAGTGCCGTCGGCGTCGCGCTGGGAGGCTCCCTGCTGGCCGCCGCAGGCAACTTCACCACCGGGCTGCGGAGCAGCATGGCCGTGGGCGCTGCCGCGTACCTGACGGCCGCTGCCCTTGCGCTCTTCTGCATCCCGCGGCGGGCGCACCGCCCCGTCACCGGCTGA
- a CDS encoding aspartate/glutamate racemase family protein: protein MPQPLPNTGTRTVVLVNPNTNRGTTAMMVELARKHLTPAGLTVESHTVRQGPSMIVDPVTLKESAQHVVDVVRRRLADRCATPVAAVVIAAIGDPAREQLAAELDIPVIGIGQAAIVTAAAKGRRFGMATSTPHLVDSLTELVEQHGASATFTGVRLTPSDPLVLAASAERQYRELAAAVRACVDRDGAEAVIIAGGPLSRTARRLAALDLVEIVEPVPSAATLVIDALHEAAPQDPPG, encoded by the coding sequence GTGCCCCAGCCTTTGCCGAACACGGGAACCCGGACCGTCGTCCTCGTCAACCCCAACACGAACCGGGGCACGACAGCGATGATGGTCGAGCTGGCGCGGAAGCACCTGACGCCTGCGGGACTGACAGTCGAGAGCCACACCGTCAGGCAAGGCCCCTCGATGATCGTCGACCCCGTCACACTCAAAGAATCCGCGCAGCACGTAGTCGACGTCGTGCGACGGCGACTCGCCGACCGGTGCGCAACGCCCGTCGCCGCGGTGGTCATCGCCGCCATAGGAGATCCGGCGCGCGAACAGCTCGCCGCCGAACTGGACATCCCCGTCATCGGCATCGGCCAGGCGGCGATCGTCACGGCCGCCGCCAAAGGTCGCCGCTTCGGGATGGCCACCAGCACCCCCCACCTCGTCGACTCGCTGACGGAACTCGTCGAGCAGCACGGAGCTTCCGCCACGTTCACCGGGGTACGGCTCACCCCCTCGGACCCGCTCGTCCTCGCAGCCTCGGCCGAACGGCAGTACCGGGAACTGGCCGCGGCGGTACGGGCCTGCGTCGACAGGGACGGGGCCGAAGCCGTCATCATCGCGGGCGGCCCGCTCAGCCGGACCGCCCGACGGCTCGCCGCGCTCGATCTGGTCGAGATCGTCGAACCCGTCCCCAGCGCGGCCACACTCGTCATCGATGCTCTCCATGAGGCCGCACCGCAAGACCCGCCCGGCTGA
- a CDS encoding MFS transporter, with translation MAGQQPAPFTAHLDPQHRDRVFRRVVLRTVPFITVVYVIAWMDRVNVGFAKLTMLDDLSWSETVYGAGAGIFFLGYFLFEVPSNLLLERIGARRTILRIAVGWGVVSVLMAWVSQPWHFYALRFLQGAFEAGLHPGIILYLTYWLPAHRRGKAVAICMSASPLAMLVGSPLAGFLMKHTDGLLGKADWQWLFIIEGIPSVVLGLLAFFLLTDRPRDATWLSAEERAYVEAELSRETARLSGREHSLRAILRLRTTWVLILSLYCIITGNATLSFYGPSLVADAGFTDLADLGWVMSGIFALGWTGMLVNGWWSDRRREARRHTAWAAAVGALGLILAAVAQQTGSSLGLLAALALSAAGTMGSIPVFWSLPPRFMSGTALAAGVALINSCANLAGYFAPQFLGGMKANTGSYALGLFVIAGVELIGVVLIFVFIRKEPPAVTATAPDSAKADAELS, from the coding sequence ATGGCCGGTCAACAACCCGCCCCCTTCACCGCACACCTGGACCCGCAGCACCGTGACCGCGTCTTCCGGCGTGTCGTCCTGCGAACCGTCCCGTTCATCACCGTCGTGTACGTCATCGCGTGGATGGACCGAGTCAACGTCGGATTCGCGAAGCTGACCATGCTGGACGACCTCTCGTGGAGCGAGACGGTCTACGGCGCAGGCGCCGGAATCTTCTTCCTCGGCTACTTCCTGTTCGAGGTGCCGAGCAACCTCCTTCTGGAGAGGATCGGCGCGCGCAGGACCATCTTGAGGATCGCCGTGGGCTGGGGTGTGGTCTCCGTGCTCATGGCCTGGGTCTCCCAGCCGTGGCACTTCTACGCCCTGCGCTTCCTGCAGGGCGCGTTCGAGGCCGGACTGCACCCCGGCATCATCCTGTACCTGACGTACTGGCTCCCGGCGCACCGCCGGGGCAAGGCCGTGGCCATCTGCATGTCCGCGTCGCCGCTGGCCATGCTGGTCGGCAGCCCTCTGGCCGGATTTCTCATGAAGCACACCGACGGTCTGCTCGGAAAGGCCGACTGGCAGTGGCTGTTCATCATCGAGGGGATCCCGTCCGTCGTCCTGGGCCTTCTCGCGTTCTTCCTCCTGACCGACCGGCCGCGGGACGCGACGTGGCTGAGCGCGGAGGAACGGGCCTACGTGGAAGCAGAGTTGAGCCGGGAAACCGCCCGGCTCAGCGGCCGTGAACACTCCCTTCGGGCCATCCTGCGGCTACGGACGACATGGGTCCTCATCCTGAGCTTGTACTGCATCATCACCGGGAACGCGACGCTCTCCTTCTACGGGCCCAGCCTCGTCGCCGACGCGGGCTTCACCGACCTCGCCGATCTCGGCTGGGTCATGTCGGGCATCTTCGCGCTCGGCTGGACCGGCATGCTCGTCAACGGCTGGTGGTCCGATCGCCGGCGCGAAGCACGTCGGCACACGGCGTGGGCCGCGGCGGTCGGGGCGCTGGGCCTGATTCTGGCCGCCGTCGCGCAGCAGACGGGCAGCTCCCTCGGTCTCCTCGCGGCCCTGGCCCTCTCGGCCGCCGGAACCATGGGATCGATCCCCGTGTTCTGGAGCCTCCCGCCGCGCTTCATGTCGGGAACGGCGCTCGCCGCGGGCGTCGCACTCATCAACTCCTGTGCGAACCTTGCCGGTTATTTCGCACCGCAGTTCCTCGGCGGCATGAAGGCGAACACGGGCTCCTATGCCCTGGGTCTGTTCGTCATCGCCGGGGTGGAACTCATCGGCGTGGTCCTCATCTTCGTGTTCATCCGGAAGGAGCCGCCGGCGGTCACCGCAACTGCGCCGGACTCCGCGAAGGCCGATGCGGAGCTGTCCTGA
- a CDS encoding DUF6282 family protein, with protein MTTLYETSDDRSMQLPDELLRGTSDVHVHSGPWLKSCPGRLDPFQIAEQAKAAGMKSLVYYDHTMGISNGTSMLVSRQVPGIQIFGGIIMTSVLGGLNPRAVKTALHYGAGAKFVHFGAHCTHFMASHEGSYVDGKPVPFKDQYPKFAEQELSRSIRIPLDGQVPDALAEILGLIAERPDVHLNTGHLSVEEAFRLVDLAIDAGIRKIVVAHPCRGRMTTEQQKQLAGKGVLLEGAVSDWMFHRGLPRTNYYVEREWADEIAGIANSPEFSGIMPWARQIREIGIEHFILGTDYGIRSGPTPVEGMRTLISSLLDLEFKPEEITTMIKGNPGRLLDLES; from the coding sequence GTGACCACTCTGTACGAGACGTCCGACGACAGGTCGATGCAACTGCCCGACGAGCTGCTCCGTGGGACGAGTGACGTGCACGTCCACAGCGGACCCTGGCTCAAGTCGTGCCCCGGCCGCCTGGACCCGTTCCAGATCGCCGAGCAGGCCAAGGCGGCGGGCATGAAGTCCCTCGTCTACTACGACCACACCATGGGCATCAGCAACGGCACATCGATGCTCGTGAGCCGGCAGGTCCCCGGCATTCAGATCTTCGGCGGCATCATCATGACCTCCGTCCTCGGCGGCCTTAACCCACGCGCCGTCAAGACCGCGCTGCACTACGGGGCCGGGGCCAAGTTCGTGCACTTCGGCGCGCACTGCACCCACTTCATGGCCAGCCACGAGGGCAGTTACGTCGACGGCAAGCCGGTTCCGTTCAAGGACCAGTACCCGAAGTTCGCCGAGCAGGAGCTGTCGCGTTCCATCCGGATCCCGCTGGACGGCCAGGTTCCCGACGCCCTCGCGGAGATCCTGGGACTCATCGCCGAGCGGCCCGACGTCCACCTCAACACCGGACACCTCTCGGTCGAGGAGGCCTTCAGGCTCGTGGACCTCGCCATCGACGCCGGCATCAGGAAGATCGTCGTCGCGCACCCCTGCCGGGGACGCATGACGACCGAGCAGCAGAAGCAGCTCGCGGGCAAGGGCGTGCTCCTCGAGGGTGCGGTCTCCGACTGGATGTTCCACCGCGGTCTGCCGAGGACCAATTACTACGTCGAGCGCGAGTGGGCGGACGAGATCGCAGGCATCGCCAACTCGCCCGAGTTCAGTGGCATCATGCCGTGGGCCAGGCAGATCCGGGAGATCGGCATCGAGCACTTCATCCTGGGCACTGACTACGGCATCCGGTCCGGCCCGACGCCGGTCGAGGGGATGCGCACCCTCATCAGCTCACTCCTCGATCTGGAGTTCAAGCCCGAGGAGATCACCACCATGATCAAGGGAAACCCGGGACGCCTGCTCGACCTCGAGTCGTAA
- a CDS encoding sugar phosphate isomerase/epimerase family protein yields MRIGIDGLKIPESAKRGPGGTLAHARELGLEGVFFRSVLGLSPTLDPVELRTVRAQADDMGMYLETGLGKVNPFAIPEAPELRAVGDGDTLLGFRRMMEACAAIDCRELWASTAMVKPMFAGRLAWDRFRTDVTWEEQLVAIERFLARLAPYARDLGIHINLETHEEITSFELVRLVEAVGPDVIGIVYDTANALHRVEHPVWTARRVAPYVRQTHIKDAHVAHGEGGLYYQLRPCGTGVVDFTEVIPIITGTNPGVNLTLETYESYEDRPRNPEKWLLEIYDEEFLRAHPDLSTAEFAAYLKTVRDYEQRIASGELPDLDTYARAPFGYAEAVRYIKDSAAHIREICAAEPASSPQRHDN; encoded by the coding sequence GTGCGCATAGGAATTGACGGACTGAAGATTCCGGAGTCCGCGAAGCGGGGCCCCGGCGGCACCCTCGCCCACGCCAGGGAACTGGGCCTGGAAGGTGTCTTCTTCCGCTCCGTCCTCGGCCTGAGCCCCACCCTCGACCCGGTCGAGCTCCGCACCGTGCGGGCTCAGGCCGACGACATGGGCATGTACCTGGAGACCGGCCTGGGCAAAGTCAACCCCTTCGCCATCCCGGAGGCTCCCGAGCTGCGGGCCGTGGGGGACGGCGACACCCTCCTCGGGTTCCGGCGGATGATGGAGGCGTGCGCGGCGATCGACTGCCGCGAACTGTGGGCCTCGACGGCGATGGTCAAGCCGATGTTCGCGGGCCGGCTCGCCTGGGACCGCTTCCGGACCGACGTCACCTGGGAGGAACAGCTCGTCGCCATCGAGCGGTTCCTCGCCAGGCTGGCACCGTACGCCCGCGACCTCGGCATCCACATCAACCTCGAAACCCACGAGGAGATCACCTCCTTCGAGCTGGTGCGCCTGGTCGAAGCCGTCGGCCCCGACGTCATCGGGATCGTCTACGACACGGCCAACGCCCTGCACCGCGTCGAACACCCCGTGTGGACAGCCCGTCGCGTGGCCCCCTACGTCCGCCAGACCCACATCAAGGACGCTCATGTCGCACACGGCGAGGGTGGGCTGTACTACCAGCTGAGGCCGTGCGGCACCGGCGTCGTCGACTTCACCGAGGTCATCCCGATCATCACCGGGACGAACCCAGGGGTGAACCTGACCCTGGAGACCTACGAGTCGTACGAGGACCGCCCCCGCAACCCCGAGAAGTGGCTCCTGGAGATCTACGACGAGGAGTTCCTCCGGGCCCACCCCGACCTGAGCACCGCCGAGTTCGCCGCCTATCTCAAAACGGTCCGTGACTACGAGCAGCGCATCGCCTCCGGTGAGCTGCCGGACCTGGACACCTACGCGCGAGCGCCCTTCGGGTACGCCGAAGCGGTCCGCTACATCAAGGACAGCGCCGCCCACATCCGTGAGATCTGCGCGGCGGAGCCGGCCAGCTCGCCGCAGCGGCACGACAACTGA